The DNA window AAACATAAGTTTTGTTGTATCATTCTAATTTAATTTTTTCCCTTCCACTCCCAATTTAGGATTTGATGGacgattttttttcctttttttttttgttcttttggtgTTACTTTTCTGAGTATATTATTAGTTGTTGTTACAGGAAGGAATACGAAGACTTGAAGTTGACATCTCTAAGAAGTAGTTAAAACTGGTAATATTTATTTGTGTTCTACTATTTATGCTATAAACCATAGTCTTTTTCTATAAACAGTTTCTCTCACCTAATTTagcatttttttgtttattgagGTTTTTGTCAGAGAAAGGATAAAGGTAAAAGTGATTGGAAGAATCAGCAAATTTCTTCCAGTGTTTTGTGTTTTGGGGTTTATTGTCTTTGTCAGAGTAAATTAGATATGAGTATCTTTTTCTTctctatcttcttttttttccttggcTGGTGAACATGATGAATCTGTTATTTAAACTACCTGGTATTCTTGGTAATGCCAAGATTTGGGAAGTTGTATGATGAAACCTTTATTTCATAGtcgatttttctggttttgtggTTTTAATGTGCAAAGTGAAATCATTATTATGACTAAATTCCTTGAAGATGTTTTCACCAGTTCATGATTCATGAGATACATAGTTATATGAATTAGGTAAATGATGTTTCAAAAGCAAAATCCATGTAATCTACTATGAAGATACTGTCTTTGCTCTTTTAAATTATTGAAGAAACTTGGCTTGATCTTTGGCTGGAAAAAATATGTTCAGAAAATAGTATCCCTGTGCTTCATAGTATTGACCTTTGATGTTGGACCCAATTTtgcatttttagaaaaaaagaaaaattgaaaaatactgCATAGAAACTTCTCTAGAATTTACTTCCATATGTATATACAGTATTTTGTTCCTTTTGGGAAAATTTCATCAGTgagattatttttattgtttgaTTTTTGTTGGTAAGACTTGTTTTTATACTCTCTCAGTagatttcttctcttgtttctgttattgctattttttttttatgaattctTCTTTCTTCTAAGCAACTTTAAAGGTTCTTTTCTCTATTTGAATATGTTATTATTGGGGTGCATCTAATCCTGATCCTATTTCTGTAGCAGGAAATAACCATACTTCGAGTTTTGTTACCGGTGGATCTGCTCAATTGCATGGTGCTACCTAGACAAGTGCCTCACCCTGCTCTTCAGTATCAATTAATGATATTTCCGCCAGCCCTAGGCGTGCCTTCAAATGCTGAATGGAATGGGTATCAGGTAGTTTGTTTCTGACATCACTTCTCTATTTTACACTGCATTTGTCTGCTTGATGGCATTTATTGTAAGATTCATGTGTTTAATGTCCATCTGATGTTCAAATTGTGGTGGTATCTGACAGATGGTGTTATCTTTGCTTGCTGAACACCGTATATGAATTTCATTTGATACATTAGATGTCACAAATGCATTTGAAAATCTGTCACTGTTTCCAATTTGTGCTTGTCAACGTGTAAGGTTTAACATATGGGGTAATAGTGTAGTGAACAAGTGCATTTTTAGTTATAAATGAGGTGAAGAAActaatttttatctttttgtgcCACGGAAGACTATCTTTTTACTCACCTCTACTGTGATGAAGATCTTCAGAtgctgtgttttttttttttttcaggactTTGAAGTTAACAGTGATTGTTGTTCTCTGTATCTCTTTTGAAAATTGATAGGAGGCTCTCGTTCCCATACTGCATACAAAGTCATCGTTAACTGCTttgttgttccttttttttattggtATATATGCATAAGCAAGAAATAGTGCTTTTAAAGTGGATTTATTCCGGATGTATTTGATCTCCTTTAAAAAAATGTTCCTATGGCATGAAAAGAGAAATCTATCATTAAATAAAAGGGGCTTGCCGACGGTTAGCTCTGCATGCGCTCCGGAGGCCAGGTCTTGTCCCCTATTTGTAACTTGTGATTTGTGCTAATAATATTGAAgtattgttttaaaaaaaagggggtTTGCAGAAACGTTTCAAACAATTAGAGATTAATGTGGAGAGAGGTAAGAGAAAATTATTGAGCTCAATTTGCAAAGAGGAAATAAATCTTGATTTTTGTTTGAAACACGATGAACCTCAGATTATGTACATGCAAccaaccaaaaataaataaatacataaaacaGAGAGAGAAAACAGTCAATAGATTCATAACTTTCATCATGCATGTGAAATTAGTTGGTAAAGTGAAGGTTTTAATTATTGCGCGAAGTATTTCCATTGTAAATATAAGCTGCTAGATGCTTGTTACTGCCTATGAAGCTCAAGTTTTTATATTTAGTTTTAGCTCTCTAGTACCAGTTTTTATTGCTTACTTCCTGTAATAATGTCCgcacttgattttttttaagaCTGATGTTCCTCCAACATTATCTGGAGGGTTGTTTTAACTTCCTTGCAAGGATGTCTCTTGAAATGGATTATGTTTGGAATAGATGTGTTTCCATCTGTTTATATGAATATGTTATTATTAAGGTACATCCTATAGTGGTTTTTTTtctcacaaaaaaaaacatgttaTATCTTTGTGTTTGTTttcctaaaaatttttctaaacttCTCAATCACTATACGGAATGCAAGTcatggttttcttttctttttttatctcTCTCTTATAAAGATTTAGCTGACTTTTTCAACATATTTTTTTAGTAGATTATGTTGGACTTGGAGAGATGGCtgtgtttttcattttctttcttcaagtggaagaagatgaagaagagtGAAGATTAAATGATTGTGATTTTAATGGATGTTCCAACATTATTTTATTCACGAAGTGATTATTaacttaataatttttttacagtttcttttttttccctcttctaAAACTCGCTTCTTGTTTTAATGGCAGTTATGTGATAGAAGAATAATGAACAGAAACTATTGGTAGGTTTTTCCTTTTAGTTATTTCATGTCTTTTCTTCCATGCAAAATGTTTGTTAAACTCCTAGCTCACAAAGGGCATTTCTTATGGTTCCCTGGGTTTTTAAGAACTAGAGAAGTAAGCATTTTTCAtgtttgtttctttcttttgtctcttgtgcttcaattatttttttcctAAACATCTGGTCAAGTAGAAAAAATGGAACAAGGCTTCCTTTTATGTGTATGTGCGGTTAAAAAGTAAATGATTATTTTGAGCAAGATAATGAACAAATGATAAATTGTGAGATTGGCATTTAATGGATGGGAAGATGTCTGGCTGGATTTATCTCATGTCAGAGTGTTCCAATCCtttctatcaaaaaaaaaaaaaaaactattcccTCTTCTTTCTATGCAACAAACAATTTTTCCCTCTTTGCTGGTGGGTGAAATACAAATTCCTGTATCTGCAACAAAAAGGTTGGGCTCAATATTGAGAAAACTAATTGATTcccatttaaaaatttttcctaGCTCAATGCTCTCCTACTCGAGGCTTCTGTCTCAAAAAATCCTTCtgttcttatctttctttctttctctctaaAAACCACTGGATTCTCCATTCCTGTTTTATGTGTactttttctcttgattaaatTTTCAACTGTAATTTTCTACTACCTTTACCCCCACTCCATAGGTATTTCATAggtaattttcttttattttttttgaatttggaTCAACATTGTTTGATTCAATCCTGGAATGTCATGCTTGCTTTGCTAAGCATGCTATCTACAGAACTTATTCAATGCTTGGCTTAAAACCTTAGGCTGTTAACAGTTGAAGTAGTTAATTTCAAATCATGTGAAGTGTGTGAAGTATATCCCAATTAACCGTGATTAACAAACTAATACTGACTGTGACAATCAGGGAATAGTGTACTTGATGAATCTACTTTGAAACCGGTGTTCTTAATAATATTGAGATTAGCAAAACCTTATAACCAACATTGGACTAATTTTgagattttacaaaaaaagataaaatggaCAGCAACTCATAGAAACTTATTTATTATTTGCCTTCCCTATATATATAGAGTTTTGCGTTCCATTTCAGGGGTTTTTAATGGTCACATGTACTTGTGTTTTCTTTCTATGGGAATAGAACATATATCAAAAGTTTGGTTAAACAAGTTGTTGCAAAAGACTCAACAATCCATGTAAACCCTGTGAATATTGAATAGGAGCAATGTTGAAATTAATTGAAGACCAATTTTTTAGATGAATATTGCCTTTACTGTTTTTCTTTACACTTGTGAATATTGCCTTCACTATTTTTCTTTACACCTGAAAATTTTATAGATTCTTGATGCTGGAGTAATATGGACTTTATTGGAAATAAAAGCTGAATTACATGACCTTATTTAGAGTTGCATGTATTTTGGCTTTTGGGTTGGAGTATGTCATTAGAATATAAAGACAtcctctctggtgaagtttctGCTTCATTTTTACGTTTTAGGATCTTCCTAGCCTATTTGATTGCATGAtcattttatttcctttttcacCTTATCTTCCATTGGCATTTTGTGTAAATTGCACAGCTTCATGATCAAGTTGTAGAAAAGTTTACTTGCATACCATCTCCAGGGATCTAGCACATCTAATACTTTCACTTTGGTAAGAACTCAGGTTACCAAGCAAGACACTTTAGCTTACCTGTAAGAATCTTTTCATTTCTGGACTTTGACAACTACTGTACCCAAAACaaagtaccaaaaaaaaaaaaaaagtttcttgCTTGTGAAATGGGTTGATAAATAGAAGGAGTAACGAATTTTGTACGAGACTATTAGTAACCAAAAGTGCAGATGTTTGTTGAATTTGTCCTGTCATTATTGGCATCATTCAAGGCTCTTGATTTATTTTGAACTTGGTTTTATAGCAGTAAACTAATTTTGATGGGTTATATCTTACTTTCTTTCTTGTTATAATACATGGCAGGTTCTCAGTAGTTTCTTTCAAAAGTTGCTCATTCACTTCTGGGACGAGTACAAATGACAGAAAGTTGTTATTTTTGGTTAAGTTAAAATATGTATTTATCGGAATCATGGAAGTTAAAGTTCATGTTTCGAGATTCTACAATACTAATTTTAGTGTTTTATCTATTTATTATGAATTCCTTGACTGTGAACAAGTGTCAAAGTTTACACTGTTAGACAAATTGTAAATGCAACTTTTTATAGTTTAAAATCTTTTACAATtgcaataatatttttttcaatagaAAATTTATCTTTAGAGCGCAATAATTAGGTAAGATTAAAATTTCTCACCGTTCAATTTTTTTGATCCTTGGTTGTGTTACAGACATTTTGTAAAAAGGGCATAATTGGGCATGTAAATTTTAGAATTGTCCACCGCGCAAATGCGCGGTGATCCCCTCCTAGTCTACAGGAACGGGTAAAAGAAACAGACGTAGTAGTATAATCCCCGTTGACTTTTAGCAGTGCAGTTATCCTTGGTTCCGTTCCAAATGTAAACACAAGTCCAACCCAAGCCACAAAAATTTCCCAAAAAATAGGCTAATACCACTCTTATCATCTTTGTCTGGAGATTCAGATTCTATTTCAAAGTCCAAACTCCAATGTCCAAATTCCAGATCTTCATGAAACTTTGGAACTCCCTCCAATTAGAATATTTTGGGCCTAAAAGTTTGAGCGCCAAAACAAAGCACCCCACTTTACCAAATTCTCCCTACCCAATTTGTTTTCATCCAAAAATGCAGAGAAAGTACCCTTACTTGTTAATTGACAAGAATAGCCTTCTTAAGATTAGATGTCCATATGTAAATAATCACTGTGGCAGTAGACCATCTTTTGCCAGTGTGGCTCGGAGAGTAATTTACATTTGGTTTATTAGCTTAATACCTCGTAGAATCTGACTTGTAATAATTACTAGCATCATACTTAATTAACTACTGAATAgattgattatttttttgctttACTACTAAATTGGTCAATGATAAGCATAATTGAGTATTACACCAAGTGCAATCCATTTCTTGACAACCCAACTGGCAATCAGTATGAATTATGAACCATCAAACCCCAATTTTTGTTTTGccaaagatgatgatgatgatagcAAGGCAATTATTGAACAGTCAAtttaagaaaggaaaaaaaaaggtattgATTAACTACAAGACTCAAATTTGTTTCTTAATTCAAACAGCACATGTATCAATCAACAGCACTAGTGAGTTATAATATTCCTTTAAAATACTAAGTAGTACTACCATTAGTATCCAACAGTTTTGCTTATCCACGTAAGTAGAACATACTACCTAACCAATATAAATAGAATATAATACAAAAGAACCAAAAATCCAGAAGTAGTAAAATAAAGTACTCCTTGATTAATTACAAAAATGCCCTCTAAAGTATATCTATTTTTACACTTTGCTcccttactttttttttctcacttcaTAATCTAAATCGTTAGTTGACTCTAACATTGTGAGACGGTAAAGCCAAAAACATATTTATATTCTTAATAGTTAAATGCAGTAATTCCACCAACTAATTTTACACTTTATCCCCTCAATACCATTTTTTCCCAATTTGTCTGTTTATCACTAAAATCATTAGTTAAACTCCAATATTTTATAACACCCGAGATAAATAATGTCTAAAAAAATCAATATTCCTAACATAGTAATGAAAAAGTAATATATTTATAGATACGGTCCTAATTAAATTTCATCCTATAATTATACTTTTCAAGACTGAGAGAAATATCTTGCTAATTTCAAGTAGTAACgggaaaaaataacaaaaattaatatatgAAATTATTATTAAAAGTCTAAAAATACTTGAATATTGTTAGTTTCTCTTTGTAATGTGCATATGGTTGCATTTTTTGTTTAATAGCTAGATATTTTCTTTATATGGGAGTAAGTATACAGTTTTTTTCTTTGTTGGTAATACTTTAAAAAGAGAGAAATATGGTTGTTTTAGGTTTAAAGTTTCTATGGTCATTTCTTAGTATAGCATAGTTAGATGCTATtaaaatttgtttggattgctaaatttttctattttttttttgtttcatcatAAGCATGTttctcaatcatctttttattttttaaccaCTTTTATATTTCACAAACATCAAATAGTAAAAATTATTATGGtattaatttaaaaattttcaagtaaCTTTCAATCTAAACAAACCCAATCTATAGACCATTTTAATAATACTTTTgtagtttattttctcactaataatttttattttcccCTTATCATATAAAATGAGCGAAATATTTTCCTCTatccaaaaatatataattatagaGATAAAATTTAACAAGATCTATATCCATAAATATacaataatttttattattatgttaGGGATACTGATAATTTAAATATTATCTGTCTTGAGTAGTTTTAGGGACAAACAaacaaattaagagaaaataaTACTAGAGGATATAGTGCAAAAAGGCAATATAACTCAAGGGGATTTATTGGAGTTAACCCTTAGGGGTATAGATGTCTTTTTGATATTTTTCATTACATAGTGTTAGAGTTGACTAACAGTTTTAgagataaagtaagaaaaaacaATATTAGAGGGTCAAATATAAAATTAGTTAAACCTTAAGGGGAGCTtttgtaattaaccctaaaataaaaTACCCTTTGCTAAAGTTGGTCCTCAAATCGGAAAATGACCTCCAATGTCTTGAATCTACATTCTcagcctcttttttttttttttttttcctttatcaaAGAAGGGGTAGGATTAAAGAAGCGATGATGGGATAGAGAGATTAGAATCTAGAATCTCTAATTTCTAGAACCTTAACCTAAACTAAAGCCTTATCACTGCATTCTTAACCTTGTATATATGAAACCTTAaatatggaaaagaaaattttccttcagttataaaagtgaaatatgaaaaagaaaaaaaaaatagaatcagAAGGATAGAAAAAAGATGAATATGTGCATCTGGATATCTCATTATTTGGAAACACGTGAAAAATTACTTACATTATAGACTCGttttctaaacttttttttatcttttcgatcactaattttattttaaatatatcacattataaaaagtgttataaaattttttaaaaagatgTTTGTTATCTCAACCTTTATAAATACACACTAATCTATGCCAACAAGGGCATCATTCCTTGGAAGGCACTTAAAAAAGAAACTTCAAAAGTCATAAGGGTCAATGACTTGGTGTTGCTAGCACCATGGAAGGCTTTGTGATGGTTTGCTTTGAGACTGGAACAATTGTCAACCATAGTAACACATAGGAAACATATAACGTATTTCATTTATTAGAAATCACAAAACTTGTAAGCATTGTCCATAACTTTGTAAACTTTAAATACTGTTCAAATGCATGACCACAGATTCATATTCAGAAATTTGATTACACTTTTCAAATTTGTTATCGGTTCTAACCACCAACTGTGAAGGACGGTTACCATTAAGATACTATTCTTGTGAGTTGGTCTATATACTCGACAGCAACCAATATATAATTCGTCAAAACACTAGTACACAACGAGAAAATGCTACCGCTACTTCAAGTTTTCGAAGGCATACATTACCAATTGACCTAACTGAAGTAACACCATCATCTCCAACCAGCCATACTTTAACCAATGAACATCAACTGTCCTTTAACCAATGGACAAGCCAATAGAGTAGCTTCTATAAAAGGGCTAAAAACCAAACAGATGAGAAGcggaaaatatatatatacatagacatacatacacacacatatacatatacaaaaCCCTTATCACATAAGAATAGCAACGGTTGActagtaaaataaaaaattgtatttGTTACTAGGCAAGGTTGAATGAATAATCCCCGATCCTTTCAAATCCAATGAattactccctccctttttttataactgacgtttaagaaatttgctctaGTGTACTTTTATCTGTCATTTTATTATCCCCATATAGCATTAATTactttttcacaattttacccttttatctctctggtattaatacactcccatgcattgcttttggcctagtaaaacagcaccatttagtactatagtgagagaaaacatgggtgaattggacaattaatgagggtacaaaaggaaagtagtgtacAGATTTAAgcattgaaaaactttttttaattagtgtgcaaaaccttaaacgtcagttataaaaaaagggagggagtataaCAAAGCTAAATCTTGAACTTATAATTATTAGGatatttaaattatatttaatttatacAGGGGATGGGCCGAGAGTATCCTCGCCTCTCTGTGGCCCGCCCCATCTCCTCCTCTTCCATTCTCGTCCTGTTACTCCCTCTATTCGTCTTCATTGTCATCTCTAGTTGTCATTAGGATACTGTTCTTATGGGGCGATCCATTTGCTTGGCACTGATCAATTATGGATTTACGGTTATGCCCTTTTGctttaacaaaacaaaaatagaaaataatatcCCAGCCGAAAAAggaaaatagtaaaaaaaaaaaaagcggaTTTAATCTacagagaggagagagagagattcgtCTTCAGCTATTCTTATTTTTCGTCTCTGTCAAAAAagtttaaagaaaataaaaaacaaatcgATCTTTCCTTCCTTCCTCGTCAAAGGCTCTCTTCGCCTCGCCCTCTATTCTTCCATTCTCTCTCGACCTGGTTCATTTCGACTCGGTTATCTGAACTCACCGGCGATTCAACTCGTCTCAACTCATCTCAACTCCACAGTCGATCCCTCCGTGCGTCTCAACTCAGCTCTCCAAGTAAGTCTGCAGATTTCAAAACCCTAGGTTTTCTAATTTTGAAGGAAACCAAGATTGAATTgctatttatattttcttttccaatcCCAAGACCCTACATTTTTGGAGTTAAATTGAATTTCCGAAACGTTTGATGCAGTTTCGTATTAATTCTTGGATTTTTATGTGGTTTTATTGCTGTTTATGGAaattctagggttttgattGCTCGGAGGCCGGTTGGAGGCTTTTTTTTGCCGTAGTGGAAGAGAAGTATGAGCAAGGAAAGCCCAGGAGAAGTGGAGAATTAGGGTCCATTTTCTGAAAGGTGATTCCGGGGATTTCGGGTAGGGATTCTGGCATTCCATGGGCGATGGCGGTGTTGCATGCGTGCCTTCGCAGCCACATATTATGGAGCGGTTTCCTATTTGCGGAGGCAAAAGTAATGGTAACAGCACCAGCGGCACCACTACCAGCACCAGTAGTAAGAGCAAGCTTAGTTCATCTTCTACAACAACTGTTGTGAAAGTGAACGGGAAGACTATGAAGAAGGTGAAAAAAGTGATTAAGAGAAAACGAGAATTGGGTCCCAAGAGTAGTGTGAATAGTGAGAAAGAAGTTGTGGTTAGTAATAGTTGCAATAGTAATATTAATGGTAACAATAGTAGTAATGTTGTTAATAGTGAGGTTAATAATAAGGATGAAGTGGAGGAGGGTGAATTGGGTACTTTGCCAATTGAGAATGGCAAGGTGATTGTGGAAAGGCCAACAACTAGGAAGCATGAGATCAGGAGTGAGATTGAAAAGGGCGAAAGTGTTGTTGATAAGTGGAAAAAAAGTGGGGAGGTGGAGAAGGGGGAGTTTTTAGGTGGGAGATGGCGAAAACTGGAAGAAAAGAATGAACCATCATCTGGGTCGTGGAGGACTTCATCGAAAGAAGAATTGGAAAAAGGGGAGTTTGTACCAGATAGGTGGCGCAAAAGTGAGGTGGTAATGAAGGATGATTACAGCTACTCGAGAACAAGAAGGTATGATTATGCCAAAGACAAAGGATGGAAAGGTGAGCGTGAGTGGACGCCTCCACCTCTGCCTTCTTCTGGGAAGTATTTGAATGAGAAGGAGCTCAGTAGAAGTGCGAATCAGCTTACAAAGAGGGGTTCTAGATATGAAGATGGTATTTTTGACAGGACTCCAAGGATCAGCTCAAAAGTTGTGGACGAAGATGGTTATGAACTCAGCAATGGCAAGAGTTATGCTAGAGAATACTCTTCAGGTAACAGGCTAAAGCGCCAAGGTGCTGATATTGACAGCAGTGACAGGAAACATCGTGGTGACTCTGATGACTACACAAGTACTAGAAGCCGAAAGCTTTCTGATAATGGCACTCGGTCAATGTACTCATCAGAGCACCATTCACGCAGGTCTGTGGACAGGCAATATAgaaattcttcttcttcatcccGGAATGTTCTCTCTGATAGGTACTCTTCTAGGCATTACGAATCTTCAAGAGCAGGCTATGACAAGTATAACAGCAGTCCACATCACTTTGAGAGGTCCCCACATGAGCGGGCCCGTTACCATGATCATCGTGATTGGAGCCCGGCCCATCGTGAAAGGTCTCCATATGATCACAGCAGGTCCCCATACGATCGGAGCCGCCAGTATGATCACAGTAGGTCACCATATGATAGAAGTCACCACTATGATCGTAGGAAGCGCAGCCCGAGTTATTCAGAGTGGTCTCCACAAAATCAAGCTCGGTATCTGAGGGGTCGAAGCCCAAGTTTTTTGGAACGGTCTCCTCCTGATCATGGGAAGCCCCGTGAACCCAATCGAAAGAATGGGGCAAGCAAAAAGAGTAATGGTGGAAATAGAGGGGCAGATGAGAAACCTCCCAACCAGAAGGCTCCAATTGGAAGAGATTTGCGGATGTCAGTTAAAGAATCTGAGGATAGAAGTCACATGGATATTGTTGATGTTTCCAAGGTTAGAAATGTAGTTCCGCCCTCAAACAAGGAAGAACATTCTCAAGTTCCTGAAGTGACGGGTAAGGAAGTTCCTCAGGAAAATGGATGTGCTGAGGAGCTGGTCTCAATGGAAGAAGATATGGACATATGCAATACGCCACCACATGAACCTGTGGTGGATGATGCAGCCACTGGGAAATGGTTTTATCTTGATCACCTGGGAGTGGAGCAGGGCCCTTCCAGATTATCTGACTTAAAGAAATTAGTGGAAGAAGGTTTTCTTGTGTCAGATCACTTGATCAAGCATCTGGATAGTGATAGATGGGTAACTGTTGAAAAGGCAGCCTCTCCATTAGTGACTTCTAATTTCCATTCAATTGTTTCGGATACTATCACACAGCTGGTCAGCCCTCCTGAAGCTCCAGGTAATACACTGGTCGATAATGGAGATTTGTCTGAAATTAGTAGTCAGGTTGGCCAGGAAAAGCCACCCCCTTCCTTAGATCCAATATCCTCTGGGGACAATCTGGCGTCTGTAGAGCCTCTGGAAGACCTTCATATTGATGAAAGGGTTGGTGCATTTTTAGATGGTTTTACAGTTATTCCTGGCAGGGAACTTGAGATGGTTGGAGGTAAACAAATTCTCTTCTTTTTAGATCTTGAttattttgcttatttttaatttaaattttcaattttgttctGGTGATATCATATTTGAATTTGAGTCACAAATTTCTTGCACCTTGCAGAAGTGCTTCAGATGACATCTGGGGATGGGGAGTGGGAGAGATGGGGAAAAATTGAAGgtaatatcttttttttttcttttttttttaggtaaaggtatttttgttgtttgtatCTATCATATATTTCTGGGTTAATTCCTTTTGTAGTTAATAGTAATCTTTTATTGGTTGGAAGCTTAGCAGTGTTGATCCATGTAGTCTTATACAAAAGTATGTTTATAAATGTTCTGATGGATGAGGTGTTTGCTTTGTTATTCTTGGTAATTATGTAATTTGCTTTGATCTGGTGTTCAATTTTCATTTTactcttattattatttttgcaaaattatcttttattattattattattactatattTATGTTTGCTCTTTAAagtcaaaaaggaaaagaaacatgGTTTTAAGTAACTCTTATCAATATTGTCCTGGTGGAAAATAATATCCTGATAAGCCTTGGAAGGGACGCGAATGTTAGTCCACACCTCATCTCCTAGCCTTGCAAACG is part of the Coffea eugenioides isolate CCC68of chromosome 6, Ceug_1.0, whole genome shotgun sequence genome and encodes:
- the LOC113776385 gene encoding histone-lysine N-methyltransferase ATXR3-like produces the protein MGDGGVACVPSQPHIMERFPICGGKSNGNSTSGTTTSTSSKSKLSSSSTTTVVKVNGKTMKKVKKVIKRKRELGPKSSVNSEKEVVVSNSCNSNINGNNSSNVVNSEVNNKDEVEEGELGTLPIENGKVIVERPTTRKHEIRSEIEKGESVVDKWKKSGEVEKGEFLGGRWRKLEEKNEPSSGSWRTSSKEELEKGEFVPDRWRKSEVVMKDDYSYSRTRRYDYAKDKGWKGEREWTPPPLPSSGKYLNEKELSRSANQLTKRGSRYEDGIFDRTPRISSKVVDEDGYELSNGKSYAREYSSGNRLKRQGADIDSSDRKHRGDSDDYTSTRSRKLSDNGTRSMYSSEHHSRRSVDRQYRNSSSSSRNVLSDRYSSRHYESSRAGYDKYNSSPHHFERSPHERARYHDHRDWSPAHRERSPYDHSRSPYDRSRQYDHSRSPYDRSHHYDRRKRSPSYSEWSPQNQARYLRGRSPSFLERSPPDHGKPREPNRKNGASKKSNGGNRGADEKPPNQKAPIGRDLRMSVKESEDRSHMDIVDVSKVRNVVPPSNKEEHSQVPEVTGKEVPQENGCAEELVSMEEDMDICNTPPHEPVVDDAATGKWFYLDHLGVEQGPSRLSDLKKLVEEGFLVSDHLIKHLDSDRWVTVEKAASPLVTSNFHSIVSDTITQLVSPPEAPGNTLVDNGDLSEISSQVGQEKPPPSLDPISSGDNLASVEPLEDLHIDERVGAFLDGFTVIPGRELEMVGEVLQMTSGDGEWERWGKIEVNSNLLLVGSLAVLIHVVLYKSMFINVLMDEVFALLFLVIM